One Bifidobacterium crudilactis genomic region harbors:
- a CDS encoding DUF805 domain-containing protein yields the protein MRRQTTLYVYTPRRATRWGEAVALFFRQYTVFSGRSTRSEFWWWSLTNLLIVSLLSFGNGPVAGYAGLVWTMVTLVPTLSLGARRLTDSGLSRVWCVLPYVGGLLTLMVGAGSFLYGLDVGYAPAAFPNFGHIRIEAHVPFADSVGLASLACIFAYVVLMLRQSRSALPNAKVVGPTLRISPDTDADACLQI from the coding sequence GTGCGCCGCCAAACGACGTTGTATGTATACACACCACGCCGTGCGACGCGATGGGGCGAGGCGGTCGCGTTGTTCTTCAGGCAATACACCGTATTCTCTGGCAGGTCGACTCGAAGCGAATTCTGGTGGTGGAGTCTCACGAATCTGCTGATTGTATCCTTGCTGTCATTCGGCAACGGTCCTGTCGCCGGATACGCCGGTCTGGTCTGGACCATGGTCACGTTGGTGCCCACACTGTCGTTGGGTGCCAGAAGGCTGACGGACAGCGGCTTGAGTCGTGTCTGGTGCGTCCTCCCGTATGTCGGTGGGTTGCTGACGCTGATGGTTGGTGCAGGGAGCTTCCTGTATGGTCTGGACGTCGGTTATGCGCCCGCCGCGTTCCCGAATTTCGGACATATCAGGATCGAGGCACATGTTCCCTTTGCAGACTCTGTCGGCTTGGCGTCGCTGGCATGCATATTCGCCTATGTGGTGTTGATGCTGAGACAAAGTCGCTCCGCTCTTCCCAACGCCAAAGTCGTCGGCCCGACCCTGCGTATCTCACCTGACACCGATGCGGATGCCTGCCTGCAGATATGA
- a CDS encoding response regulator transcription factor — translation MDEASNQVAEELSIGIVDNDPYAVDYLEILFHRSNAPLRVLWTTTDPENALHLCEIDSGLPQVVLTDMSMPGMMGVEFSRKLTMLHPEIHVVGITALPTGEADTSLRQHGISALLNKDDSVTEIVRTLGKVADCCAAMYWQGPGSIISLNDTECEIFRLFSQGRTLDSIAVRLSMSPATVKVHMKRAYAKLNAHSRTEAIAICIRDGLI, via the coding sequence GTGGATGAAGCGTCGAATCAGGTCGCTGAGGAACTGAGCATTGGCATCGTTGACAACGACCCCTATGCCGTTGACTATCTGGAGATTCTGTTTCATCGTAGCAATGCTCCATTGCGGGTGCTGTGGACGACCACCGACCCGGAGAATGCCCTGCACCTGTGCGAAATCGACAGCGGTCTCCCGCAGGTCGTGCTGACGGATATGTCCATGCCGGGAATGATGGGAGTCGAGTTTTCCCGAAAACTCACCATGCTTCACCCCGAAATCCATGTGGTGGGTATCACGGCCCTGCCGACGGGGGAGGCGGATACCAGTCTGAGGCAGCATGGCATCAGCGCACTGCTGAATAAAGACGACAGTGTGACGGAAATCGTCAGGACTTTGGGGAAGGTCGCGGATTGCTGCGCTGCCATGTACTGGCAGGGACCGGGAAGCATCATCTCCTTGAACGACACCGAATGCGAGATTTTCCGCTTGTTCTCGCAAGGTCGAACTCTTGACTCCATTGCGGTGCGACTGAGCATGAGCCCAGCCACAGTGAAGGTCCACATGAAAAGAGCGTACGCCAAGCTGAATGCGCACAGCCGGACGGAAGCCATAGCCATATGTATCAGGGATGGGCTGATTTGA
- a CDS encoding iron chaperone, translating to MNKAIGREGTPANTHTTGEASIDEYIAAQRTPAQERLRLIRSAFAQALPDAQERISWRMPTYWQGRNIIHFASFQHHIGIYPGDKAVTHFAAQLQEFRTGKGSIVIDDEQDLPLELLTEMAVWCLSAYGK from the coding sequence ATGAACAAGGCAATAGGCAGGGAAGGCACACCCGCCAACACGCACACGACGGGAGAAGCCTCGATTGACGAATACATTGCGGCGCAGAGGACGCCCGCCCAGGAACGACTACGACTGATACGCAGCGCATTCGCACAAGCCCTGCCCGACGCACAGGAGCGGATATCCTGGAGGATGCCGACCTACTGGCAAGGACGAAACATCATTCATTTCGCGTCATTCCAGCATCATATCGGCATCTATCCCGGAGACAAGGCCGTCACGCATTTTGCAGCACAGCTGCAGGAGTTCAGAACAGGCAAAGGAAGCATCGTCATCGACGACGAACAGGACCTGCCTCTTGAACTCCTGACTGAGATGGCCGTATGGTGTCTTTCGGCATACGGAAAATAG